The region TCGTGTTGACGCCCCCGTGCGTCTGGTGGAACGTCGCCTCGCCCAGCAGCAGCACGAGCTGCGCGCCGGGAAGCTCGAGCGCGCGCCGGAACGTGTCGAAGTTCAGCAGCCCGCCGCCGGGTTCCGCAAAGCGCTCGTCGGCGCCGCCCAGCTGCTCCCACGCCGAACGCCGCAGGAACAACGCGTTCGACTCGGAGATCGGGGCGAACCATCCGTCGACGGACGACTCGTCCATCGTGCCGATCTCGGACAGACGATAACCGTCCTCGGGCCAGCCGATCGACGCGAGCAGCGCGTCCTCGCGCGCCGCGTCGTATCCGCTTTCCACGGCCCAGCCCTGAACGTCGCTGCCGAGGTACCAGCCCAGCGTCGCAACGACCGCGGTTTCGTACAGCGCCGCGCCGTGGCGCGCGAAGTGCACCAGGCCCGGGGTGGCGAGGCGGGCGCCGTCGATCATCACGCCGACCACGTCGCCGCGCGCCTCCGCCAGGCCGCGGTTGATCGCCGCGGCGGGCGAAGACGGCGCCGGATCGAGCCGGATCACCCGCGCGTTGCACGCGATCTCGGCGACGGCGTTCGCATCGAGCGGAACCGCCGATCCGTTGTCGACGACGATGATCTCGTAGTCGTCCGGCGCGACGTGCTGCTGGTACGCCGGCGAGAGCGAGCGCAGCGTGCGCGGCGCCTCGCGCGCCATGTCGTGCACGACGACGACGACCGTGACGGCCGGCGAGCGCGCGGTCACGTCGATTTCCTCCAGTACACGCCGGTCCAGTCGATCGTCTCGATCGGTTCGTGCACCCCGTGGCGTTCTCGATAGGCGTGGACGGCGGCCGCGCACGCCGGCACGGCGCCGTAGTCGTCGACGATCGCGAACCCGCCGGGACTGAGCTTCGGATAGAGCGCCTCCAGCGTCTGCAGCGTCGATTCGTAGAGGTCGCCGTCGAGCCGGAGCAGCGCGAAGGCGTCCGCGTCGATCGTGGTCAGCGTCTCGGAGAACCAACCTTCGACGAAGCGCACGCTTTCGTCGAACAAGCCCAGCGCCTCGAAGTTCGCTTGCACGACGTCGCGCGGGACGGCGAGCACGGCGATCTCGCTCAAGTCGAGTCCGGCGTCGAGTGGATAGCGCTCGCCGTCCGGCGGCGGCAAGCCGCGGAACGAATCGGCGACCCAGACGCGGCGGTCGGTGACGCCGTGCGCGACGAGCACCGCGCGCATCATGATCGACGCGCCGCCGCGCCACACGCCGGCTTCCAGCAGGTCACCCGGAATGCCGTCCGCGAGTACCTCTTCGACGCAGCGGCGGAGATGATGCAGCCGTTTTTCCCCGATCATCGTCAGCGCGCGCGTCGGCCACACCCGCCCCTCGGCACGCGCGGCAGGATCGTACGGCTGCTCGCGGCCCTGGGAATCGACGCTGGCGTCGCGGTAGATCGTGTTCAGCAGGACACGTTCGATCGTGTCCAAGTAGAGCGCGCGCACGTCGACGGCGGCGGAGGACGTCACGGCAAGCCTACGTGTAGCTTTGGCCGGCGACTTGGTACGTGCTGAAGTCGGAATCGGCGCCGAACTCGCAGCCTGCGCACGTCGCCAGCGATGCGCGGTCGCGCTCGAGCGCGTCGAGGAAGCGACGCCGCAGCTCGCCGCGGTGGATCTCGCTCCACCGCATCGTCTGCAAGTTCCCGAAGTCACCGGCGCCAGGGTGCGCGCAGCACGGCACGACCGTCCCTGTCGAATCGACGTACGATGAGTCCGGGGGGCCGACGAACGGGCATTTGCCGCGGCCCGGTTGCACCTCGTGACCGGAAAGATTCTCCGCGGCGCCGACGAGATTGATCCAACGGCGGAACTCCGGACGCCAGCCCAGCGGCTCCAGCACCGCGCGCCACCGCGCCATGTCCGTCTCGTCGAAAATCACGGTGCGCGTCATCAGCTCCATCCCGGGGCAATGGCGGTCACGCAGCTCGCGCGCTCGCGTCAAGAACGCGACGAGCTTGTCCCAGCGAGCCGGCGGCCGCATGCGCTCGTAGGAGCCCGGCGTTCCGTCGCCGTCGCAGCTGACCACCAGCCGGTCGAGCACGCGCCGGCGCAGCACGTCTTCGAGCTGGTTCCAGCGCACGAACTGCGCGTTGGTCGAGAGCTCCAAATGGCGGATCGTAAACCCGCGGGCCCCTTCGAGCGCGTCGAAGATCGCAGGCAGGTCAGTGTGCAGCAGCGGCTCGCCGTAGTTGAACAACCGAAAGACGTCGACGTGATCGACGTCGATGTGCGCAAGGCACGTGGCGAAGACCGCCGGATCGATCTGCGTGACGGGGTTGCCGATCGTCGAGTTCGGACAGCCGACGCAGCGCAGCTGACAGCTTCCGACGATGTCGAAGTGCAACGTGGCAAGCCCCGTAAATGCCATTGTCACGAACGCGTTCGGCAAGCCGAAGTGGCCTCCCGCCGCAACAATGCGCGCAACGCCATACGCCGTGTTACGATGACGCGGTGACGTACGTCGTCCAGGCGATCCCGTTCTTGCTGCTCGCGCTGCTTGGCGGCCTGGCCGTCGCCTCGCTGCTGCGCCGCCGGATTCCCCGCGAGCGGCCCGCGCGCGCACCTCGCCTGCCGAAGAAGTCGACGCTCCGGGTTACTCGCTCGCAGATCGACGAGGACCTCGCGGAACTGCTCCGCCGCCGCTCGCCCTGAGCCGCCGAGTGAGATCGCGAATCGTTCTCCACACGGTACACAGGTGTGACGAACGATACTGTGGACAGGCTTCGCGAAGTGCGGGCACCTCTACGAAATGGGAGTTTTGTCCCCCGGCGGCGATGCGTCCGCAGCCTGCCTGTGGAGGACGACAGCGCCTCTCGTGCTCGGCAAGGCAAACGGTCGGGTTGCTGTCAGCCTAGATGAGAACGCCTTGCAGCTACGTGGCAATGCGGAGGCTGCTCGCACTCGCAGGGGTTCGGGTGCCGCCTCCCGCATCCGGTGCGACGGTATGAAGAAGACCGTCCTTCTCGCGTGCGCGCTAGCGCTCGCCTTCACCGCCTGCGCGAAGTCGTCCGACACCTCGAGCACGACGACGACCACGACGTCGACGGCGTCCAGCCCGGCGGCGGCGTCGAGCGCGGCGGCGCAGGGCGGCAAGACGATCGGGTTCTCCGTGCAGAACCGCGAGGCGCAGTTCTACCAGGACATGGAGCGCGGGATGAAGGCCGAGGCGGCCAAGTACGGCTACACGGTCAACGTCGTCGACGCGGCGCGCGACAACGCCAAGCAGCAGAGCCAAGTCGAAGACTTCATCTCGCAGAAGGTCGCGGCGATCATCCTCACGCCATACGACTCGCAGGCGATCGGCAGCGCCATCGTCGAGGCCAACAAGGCGAACGTCCCGGTCTTCACCGCCGACATCGCGAACGCATCGAAAGACGGCAAGGTGGTCTCGCACATCGCCAGCGACAACGTGCAGGGCGGCATGCAAGCGGCGAAGCTGATGTGCGCGGCGCTCCCCGGACACGTCGGCACGATCGCGATCATCGACGAGCCCGAGGTCACCTCGGTGCAAGACCGCGTCAAAGGCTTCAAGCAAGGGATCGCGGCGAACTGCAACGGCGTGACGGTCGTCGCGGACATCGACGGCGGCGGCGAGCGCGCGAAGGCCTCGTCCGCGATGGAAGACATCCTGCAGTCGCACAAGGATCTCAAGGGCGTCTTCGGGATCAACGACGACTCGGCGCTCGGCGCGGCGAAGGCGATTCAGGCGGCCGGATTGCAAGGAAAGATCGCCGTCGTCGGCTACGACGCGGCGCCCGAGGCGCGCACGGCGATCAAGAACGGCGCGATGTACGGCGACGCGATCCAGCACCCCGACCAGATCGGTGCGAAGACGATCGACGCGATCCACGACTACTTCAACGGCAAGACGCCGCCCGCGAAGATCGCCGTCCCGGTCGGCACCTTCACCAAGGCCGACGCCGGCAAATAGCGTGAGCGCCGCGGCGCCCGCCGGCGCGCCGTTGCTGGTGATGCGCGAGATCGTGAAGACGTTTCCGGGCGTGCGCGCGCTCGGCGGCGTCTCGTTCGATGTCGTCGCGGGCGAAGTCCACGCGCTGGTCGGCGAGAACGGCGCCGGCAAGTCGACGCTGATGAAGGTTCTGGCCGGCGCGTTGCAGGCCGACTCGGGCGAGATCGAGGTCGACGGCGCGCGGGTGACGATCGACGGCCCGAAGACCGCGGAGCGCCTGGGCATCGGGATGATCTACCAGGAGTTCAACCTCGTCCCGGACCTGGGCGTGATCGAGAACGTCGTGCTCGGCGTCGAACCGCGCCAGGGAATGTTCCTCGACCGGCGCGCCGCCGCCGAGGAGACGTCGAAAGTGCTCGGCGAGCTGGGGATCGTGCTCCCGCTCGACCGTCCGGCGCGCCGCCTCTCGGTCGCCGAGCAGCAGCTCACCGAGATCGCGAAGTGCTTGGTGCGCCGCGCGCGGCTGATCGTGATGGACGAGCCGACCGCCGCCCTCACCGAGCGCGAGATCGCCGCGCTCTTCGCGCTGATCGAGAAGCTCAAGGCGCAGGGCGTCGCGTTCGTCTACATCTCGCACCGGCTCGAAGAGCTGCCGCGCATCGCCGACCGCGTGACGGTGCTGCGCGACGGCAAAGCGGTCGCGACGGGGACCATCGGCGAGATGCCGCAAGACGAGGTGATCCGGCTGATGGTCGGACGGCCGCTCGAAGCGCACTTTCCCGATTTGCCGCCGGTGGATTCCGACGCCGACGTTGTCCTCGACGTGCGCGGCATCAGCGCGGCGAGCGGGGTTCGGGTTCACGACGTGGCGTTCCAGGTGAAGGCCGGCGAGATCGTCGGGTTGGCCGGGCTCGTGGGCGCGGGCCGCACCGAGATCGTGCGCGCCATCGCCGGCGCGGACGTCCCGACCAGCGGCGAGATAGAGGTCGGCGGGGAGCGCGTGGTCATCCGCTCGCCGCGGACCGCGATTCGCGCCGGGATCGCGCTGATCACCGAAGATCGCAAGGCGCAGGGGCTCGTGCTCGGGATGACGGTCCGCGAGAACACGACGCTCGCCCACTTGCAGCAGTTCGTCCGCCGCGAGCTGATCGACAAGCCGGCCGAGACGAAGGCGACCAACGAGGAGATCGCCGAGCTGCGGATTCGCACGCCGTCGAGCGAGCAGACCGTGCGCAATCTCTCGGGCGGGAACCAGCAGAAGGTCGTGCTGGCGAAGTGGCTGATCGGCCACGCGCGCGTGTTCCTGTTCGACGAGCCGACGCGCGGGATCGACGTCGGCGCGAAGGCGGAGATCTACGCGCTGATGGTCGAGCTGCTGAAGCAGGGCGCGGCGATCGTCATGGTCTCGAGCGAGCTGCCGGAAGTGATCGGGATGTCGCACCGCGTGCTGGTCGTGCGGGGCGGCACGATCCGCGCCGAGTTCG is a window of Candidatus Eremiobacterota bacterium DNA encoding:
- a CDS encoding sugar ABC transporter ATP-binding protein, whose translation is MREIVKTFPGVRALGGVSFDVVAGEVHALVGENGAGKSTLMKVLAGALQADSGEIEVDGARVTIDGPKTAERLGIGMIYQEFNLVPDLGVIENVVLGVEPRQGMFLDRRAAAEETSKVLGELGIVLPLDRPARRLSVAEQQLTEIAKCLVRRARLIVMDEPTAALTEREIAALFALIEKLKAQGVAFVYISHRLEELPRIADRVTVLRDGKAVATGTIGEMPQDEVIRLMVGRPLEAHFPDLPPVDSDADVVLDVRGISAASGVRVHDVAFQVKAGEIVGLAGLVGAGRTEIVRAIAGADVPTSGEIEVGGERVVIRSPRTAIRAGIALITEDRKAQGLVLGMTVRENTTLAHLQQFVRRELIDKPAETKATNEEIAELRIRTPSSEQTVRNLSGGNQQKVVLAKWLIGHARVFLFDEPTRGIDVGAKAEIYALMVELLKQGAAIVMVSSELPEVIGMSHRVLVVRGGTIRAEFARDEVTPDKVIAVATGAAA
- a CDS encoding TylF/MycF family methyltransferase, with the translated sequence MTSSAAVDVRALYLDTIERVLLNTIYRDASVDSQGREQPYDPAARAEGRVWPTRALTMIGEKRLHHLRRCVEEVLADGIPGDLLEAGVWRGGASIMMRAVLVAHGVTDRRVWVADSFRGLPPPDGERYPLDAGLDLSEIAVLAVPRDVVQANFEALGLFDESVRFVEGWFSETLTTIDADAFALLRLDGDLYESTLQTLEALYPKLSPGGFAIVDDYGAVPACAAAVHAYRERHGVHEPIETIDWTGVYWRKST
- a CDS encoding SPASM domain-containing protein, with amino-acid sequence MTMAFTGLATLHFDIVGSCQLRCVGCPNSTIGNPVTQIDPAVFATCLAHIDVDHVDVFRLFNYGEPLLHTDLPAIFDALEGARGFTIRHLELSTNAQFVRWNQLEDVLRRRVLDRLVVSCDGDGTPGSYERMRPPARWDKLVAFLTRARELRDRHCPGMELMTRTVIFDETDMARWRAVLEPLGWRPEFRRWINLVGAAENLSGHEVQPGRGKCPFVGPPDSSYVDSTGTVVPCCAHPGAGDFGNLQTMRWSEIHRGELRRRFLDALERDRASLATCAGCEFGADSDFSTYQVAGQSYT
- a CDS encoding substrate-binding domain-containing protein; the encoded protein is MKKTVLLACALALAFTACAKSSDTSSTTTTTTSTASSPAAASSAAAQGGKTIGFSVQNREAQFYQDMERGMKAEAAKYGYTVNVVDAARDNAKQQSQVEDFISQKVAAIILTPYDSQAIGSAIVEANKANVPVFTADIANASKDGKVVSHIASDNVQGGMQAAKLMCAALPGHVGTIAIIDEPEVTSVQDRVKGFKQGIAANCNGVTVVADIDGGGERAKASSAMEDILQSHKDLKGVFGINDDSALGAAKAIQAAGLQGKIAVVGYDAAPEARTAIKNGAMYGDAIQHPDQIGAKTIDAIHDYFNGKTPPAKIAVPVGTFTKADAGK